The genomic segment AGGACAAATCCTTCTTTACAGGAGCACACAAAACTtccaaaagtgtttttacagtgctCCTGACATTGTTCCATTTTACATTCATCAATGTCTTCACAGAGATGATTTTCATTAATTATATAGCCATCAGGACAATAGCATGAATCAGGGTTTAAGTCACATGTCTTGGGGCAAGTCTGTGTATCACAGTGGATTTTGCACCGGTTAGGGTCTTTGCTGTCTGGGATATATCCACTGAAACAAGAGCATTTATAACTTCCTTCTACAGGCGTGCATTGATGCTCACAAGGGGCTGTCTTACAGCCTTGAGAGTTGATCAAGACTTTGGAATCTGATAATTCTTGTGCCTGGCATGCATCTTTGTGCTTTGTTCTGCAGAGATATCCATCAGTTTTGTCCGTGCACAGTCTCTCTGTCCAACTTTGGTCGTTCGAAAGTGACACACAGTGTGGAGAGCAGACTTTAACGCTGTCTTTCCAGGTGCTGAAGGATGGAATGAAGCTCCCGCGTGTGCCACCAGAGGTCCACTCGTAGCCTCTGAGTGGAGCTGAAAGGTTGCTACAGGCACCGACTGGCAAACGCAGTCCGATCCAGAAGTTTCCAAACAATTCTGCACTCAAATTGTCAAGGATCCTTtcatctgtctgaggctgaagTGTCATTAGTTCTCCATTCCTGACACGGCACGCTTCCTCGGCTGTTTCAAAATCCACTCTGTCTTGGTTAACAGTTAAGCAGTCACTCCCCGTACAAATGGGCCTGCAGATGCCAGTCTGCTTCACGCCAAATCCTGTATTCAcggacaataaaaaaataactgacattaaaataaccatcttcattgtcagtttcaaACAGGCCATGATGTCATGCGGTAGATCATCGTACAATGTTGGTTGGTGCAGTTATGGACAATC from the Seriola aureovittata isolate HTS-2021-v1 ecotype China chromosome 13, ASM2101889v1, whole genome shotgun sequence genome contains:
- the LOC130180501 gene encoding thrombomodulin-like isoform X2; the encoded protein is MTLQPQTDERILDNLSAELFGNFWIGLRLPVGACSNLSAPLRGYEWTSGGTRGSFIPSFSTWKDSVKVCSPHCVSLSNDQSWTERLCTDKTDGYLCRTKHKDACQAQELSDSKVLINSQGCKTAPCEHQCTPVEGSYKCSCFSGYIPDSKDPNRCKIHCDTQTCPKTCDLNPDSCYCPDGYIINENHLCEDIDECKMEQCQEHCKNTFGSFVCSCKEGFVLKDEVKCIKADVSESFDITTPVTDGSVKPVTNNNTLKALSPTTGGFVRVWIFVAVAVVVLIIVVKLYVVKRQKRREQNSSQQSTATAAVDNIEC
- the LOC130180501 gene encoding thrombomodulin-like isoform X1, with product MVKAERKLDQDVLFKRFGVKQTGICRPICTGSDCLTVNQDRVDFETAEEACRVRNGELMTLQPQTDERILDNLSAELFGNFWIGLRLPVGACSNLSAPLRGYEWTSGGTRGSFIPSFSTWKDSVKVCSPHCVSLSNDQSWTERLCTDKTDGYLCRTKHKDACQAQELSDSKVLINSQGCKTAPCEHQCTPVEGSYKCSCFSGYIPDSKDPNRCKIHCDTQTCPKTCDLNPDSCYCPDGYIINENHLCEDIDECKMEQCQEHCKNTFGSFVCSCKEGFVLKDEVKCIKADVSESFDITTPVTDGSVKPVTNNNTLKALSPTTGGFVRVWIFVAVAVVVLIIVVKLYVVKRQKRREQNSSQQSTATAAVDNIEC